One Bos javanicus breed banteng chromosome 10, ARS-OSU_banteng_1.0, whole genome shotgun sequence genomic window, GAACTCGAGCTCTGTAAGTGCAGCTTCCTCCTCCTGGGGTTTTTCCACTACCCTATTGAGTAACCGGGCCGCTCCTGCGCCTCTGGGAAACTCCTATCGCCAAGCACTCCCAGGTCTTGGCTCCCCTGGACTGCCCTGCATGCCCTCTCATCATCCAGGATGCTCGCCCACGCTCTGTGCTGAGCAGAAACCCGGAGGCCTCTGCTTCTGCCCGCGAGGGCTGCCTGATTCTCGCTGTTCACTGCTCCAGCAGGGCCCGATGGTCCCCAGCTGCCCTTGACCGGGCTTCTGAGGTACCAGGCTGGTCTGCGGGCTCCCCAGGGTCCCATGGAGACTTGGCGCAAAGGCTCCTTCCGCAGCCCCTCCTTCTTCAAGCGGCTGAGCCTGGGGCGGCCGCGGAGACTCCGGCGACAGGGCAGCGTGCTCAGCCAGGCCAGCACAGCTGGGGGGGACCATGAGGAGTACAGCAACCGAGAGGTCATACGGGAGCTGCGAGGGAGACCGGACGGCCGGCGCCTGCCACTGTGGGGGGACGAGCAGCCCCGGGCCACCCTGCTGGCCCCGCCCAAACCCCCGCGTCTCTACCAGGAAAGCTTCAGCTGCCCCAACATCCTAGAGGCCCCCTCCGCAGAGTACACGGCCGCCTACTCTGCCACCCTGCCCTCCGCGCTCTCCGTGGCAGACAACCTCCACCGATCCTCCGAGGAGGACCTTACGGACACGCCCCCCTTCCAGAGGACACCTGCTCCGGACCTCAGCGATCCCTTCTTCTCCTTCAAAGTGGACCTGGGGATTTCACTTCTTGAGGAGGTTCTGCAGATGCTGAGAGAGCAATTTCCCAGTGAGCTCAGCTTCTGAatggggggagggtgggcagaGGTGGGGTGACTGAAAGAGGTGGGAGCCTGGGGACCCAGAGAAGGAGGGGACAGTCGGGGATTAAGATAGGGATAGAAATCCAGGTCCCTGCCTGCCCCTACCCCCTGGAGTCCTGAACAGTTCTCTGAGTCACCCCAGGGTGGAGGGACAAAGGTATAGAGGCAAGCCAGAAATGTGAGGGGGGCACCTGCTGGCAGGAGCCCTGAAGACAGCTAGCTAGACTGGGAAGGGAGGCCATGCCTGCAGCCACAGGGACAGGCAGAGGCCTGGGTGGAGGCAGAGGGACGGTGGCATAAGGGGCAAGTCTGGGAGTGGAGGACAAAGACTGGCTCAAAGATGGATGCGCTGTGCCAGCTCCTACATGTGGCTGTTTAAAGTCACACTAATTAAaactaaatacaataaaaaaaagtcaTCCCAGTCACACTAGCCACATTTAAAGTGCTCAGCAGCCACATATGACGAAGGGTTACCACGCTGAATGGCAAACGGTGAACGTTAAGGTCACTGGAGAAAGTTCTATTGGGCCACACAGGCCTAGACCATAGgctggtgggggaagggaagcaTATGGGACCtgccaggagagggaggggcttGTGGGGTGGGAAGAGCGAGGCTAATGGAGATACAGAGAGTGACTCAGGAAAAAGTCCAAAATCACTAGCAGGAAAGTGGGTGTGAGAGACTCAAAATGCCAACACAGCTGCCTGAAGCACTCCCTGGAGCCCAAGGAAGGAACTCGAGGGCATGTCAGACATAGACAGCTTCAGAAGAGAGGCTGTGGGGAATTCTCGGAAAGATTTGGGATGGGAGCCCTGGGGAAATGCAATGAAATACAGTGCAGTTTTCCCTCCTTCCTGCACCCATGAGAATACGGGAGGTCTGATCAGGGGACGGACACAAAGCTCAAGGCTGTTACACTGAAGAGGCACAGCTGGTCTCCAGAATCGCCACCACGACCAAGGAGCCTTGCTCAAAGCCTCTGATGATGGGGGTTGCAGCACTGCCCTGACGCATGGCCAGAAGACCTGGAGGCGGACCCTGGCTGGCGGCATGTGGTTCTGGCACACACTGCCTCCACAACGCGAGCCTTATGGCCTCCCCATTTCTACTCTGTGTGCATGTGCTGAGCGGAAAGCTCCCCTGGGGGTGCAGATGATAAATAAAGTTCTTTATCACACAGCCTATGGCGTGTCATCTGGGGCTGTGAAATGCTGGGACTTAACAGGGGTGAGGGGGGGAGAGAAACAGTCTCTAAAGAGTTCCAGGTGGGGCTCAGAGcagttccttttcctcctctgtccAGGCTCTGGGACATACTCCAGAGAGCACCCCATCCTCACGGGTGCGGGCCATGTCAGAGAGCAGGGGACATGCCAGAGGCAGTGGGAGCAGAGGCCCTGCTGACCTGCTGAGGGGCACTCTTCCCCCCAGAGGGGCTGGAGCACATCAGCCTGAGGCACAGACCCCCAGATGCTTCTGAGAAGGGAGAGCTCTTTCCCCACCAAAGCGGGGGCAGGTGTGACCTGGGccgagtgtgtgtatatatatgtgtatggagGGGAAGTGAACACAAGCCTTCGTGGGGCCGTGGGGACTAAGAGCTGGTACATGGCATGTGTCAGCTCAAGTCTGTGCTTCCCCCCAAGAGGTGGGCACCAGGTAGCACCTCAGTGTTGGCAGGGTGACAGTGTTATTTCTAAGGAGGAAATGTTGCCTCTTGACAGTAGGTCCCTGTCTGGGACAGCCACAGACACACCTGGAAGGAAGTTGGGGAAGAAGGCAGCCACCCTCCTCACCAGCCCTTCCCTGAAGCGCCAGGTCATCTCAGCACCAAATGCTTCACACAGCAACCAAGCAACCCACAGGCCAGGGCAACACCTTTGGATGATGATGAGAGCTCCCAAAGGAGACCAGAACACAGAAAGTAAGGTCTAAGAGTTGTGGGTAGGGTAAGCCAGCCTGGAAAGAGGCAGCAAGGAATCACAGTCCTCCTGCTTGGGTAGGCAGACCTGACAATCTCTCCGTAGTCCCGATGACGGGTTTGTGAGGAAAGGGCCCTGAGAAGAGCCCAGATAGGAAGAGGCACCCCGAAGCTTGAGTAGGCCCAGTAGAGTGAGGCCTGGCTCCTTACCCGGGACAGTCCTGGGTGGTTGTGGCCCATCGCGCTCTGGGGCCGTCCCTCCAACCAGGAAATCTTCAGAGGGTTATCGACCAGGCCCACTTCATTCTGGACAGCCAGCTCCTGTCAAATACAACAGCCAGTCCCAGTCCCATCATTCCAGTCAGCTACACAATGGCTCTCTCTACCCCTACAGAAAGAACCAAAACCAGCACTCTCATCCTCCAAGCAAAGTGGAGCAGCCTTTGTGCGATGGTGTGCTGAAGCTCTGACGCTCATGGGAAACGTGAGTCTTCTGActgggcagtgggggaggggagaaggctcTGTGAGGGTCCCAACCTGGAGGCACACTGGCTTCCAGGGGAAGGTGAGGGGTGTGGAGCCAGGCAGTAGGAAATAACACCATCCCTGGAACATTCTCctattcattccttcactcactCTGTCTCCTCTCCAAAGACCTGTGGGCCTCGGGGAGATCTTGGCTCTAAGCTGGCCCAAGGAGTGGGGACACCTAAGCTCAGAGGGCCCACAGAATTGAGTTCCTCCCCTGGAATGGCAGGGCTGCTGGTGGCCCCCAAAACCCCACAGAGCACTCACCGCAGCCTTGACGGTTGCAAACTCTACCACAGCGGTGCCTGCCTTCTTACTggagagcaccaggttgagcacCTCTCCGTACTGTGAGGATAAGGGGTCCCGGTAAGCATGGCCCAGCCTTCAGGATGGCCCAGCTCACACTGGAGATAAGCCTAGGCCACCCAGAGGCAACCAAGTCATTTTGGGTTGGGGATAACCTGTTGTTGCTAGGTTCCCAGAGAGGGGATATCAGAGATGGGAAAGAAaggtttttgtgtttgttgtttctttttccaaGAATACAGGAGGCAGCAAAGGCGAGCTGGGCAGACGTGGGGATTTGGACCAGCAGAGACGCACAGCTGCCTCCATGATTGAAGGAGATGGAGAGGATGGAGCTTTAGTGCCAGACAcccacctcctctctccccatacacCCAGCCAAGCCCCTTACTTCTAAGGATGACAAGGGCTAGGTCTGGCTGGAGGTGGCACATGGCAACACGAGTGACTGGAGGGCCATGGCTCAAGTATAAGTCTTTAGACTATCCTATggtttatggcttccctggtagctgagcggTAAAAagatccccctgcaatgcaggagccacaggataaaagggtgcaatccctgggtggggaagatttcctggaggagggcatgacaacccactccagtattctcacctagaaaaccccatggacagagaaggctaaCAGGCTACAGtaaatagggtcacaaagagacccaactgaaatgacttaccaCATAGTTTatggcacagaaaaaaaaaaaaaaaggcaggtagAGATGTGAAGGAAGGTTAGGCCTGGAGATCCTGAGGTTTGGGCTGACTGACGTGGGGACTGAGATGATGGGTAAGAGGGAAGTAAGCAGAGCTGACCTTCTGAAAGAGCTGCAGGAGGACATCTCTGGAATAGCCGCCTTGTGACTCAGCTTCCTTCTTGCTCTTCCACTTGAGCTGAAAAGACGGCAGTGGGGGCCACTGTTAAACACTGACTTCTCAACAGGaccagaccctgcacctgagCGTTACAAACTGAGCAGACACCCCTCTGGCCTTCAAGGCACAAGTGATCTAGGGAGCACCCCCAAGAAATGCATTCCCCTTGGAAAATGGACAGGCAGGAGGCCTGCTCAGCCACAGTCTCAGGGCTCTTACAGAGCCTATAAGATGCTCTCCTTCAAGGGGCCTCAGGGAGGGCTGCCTTGCAGCCTTCAAGGCTA contains:
- the C10H15orf62 gene encoding uncharacterized protein C15orf62 homolog, mitochondrial isoform X2 — translated: METWRKGSFRSPSFFKRLSLGRPRRLRRQGSVLSQASTAGGDHEEYSNREVIRELRGRPDGRRLPLWGDEQPRATLLAPPKPPRLYQESFSCPNILEAPSAEYTAAYSATLPSALSVADNLHRSSEEDLTDTPPFQRTPAPDLSDPFFSFKVDLGISLLEEVLQMLREQFPKRTKTSTLILQAKWSSLCAMVC
- the C10H15orf62 gene encoding uncharacterized protein C15orf62 homolog, mitochondrial isoform X1 — translated: METWRKGSFRSPSFFKRLSLGRPRRLRRQGSVLSQASTAGGDHEEYSNREVIRELRGRPDGRRLPLWGDEQPRATLLAPPKPPRLYQESFSCPNILEAPSAEYTAAYSATLPSALSVADNLHRSSEEDLTDTPPFQRTPAPDLSDPFFSFKVDLGISLLEEVLQMLREQFPKYGRSDQGTDTKLKAVTLKRHSWSPESPPRPRSLAQSL